From Apium graveolens cultivar Ventura chromosome 9, ASM990537v1, whole genome shotgun sequence, the proteins below share one genomic window:
- the LOC141682851 gene encoding protein RADIALIS-like 3 — protein sequence MASKSNTISSSNPTWTPRQNKLFEKALAKYDKETPDRWHNIAKAVGGKSAEEVKRHYEKLIEDVKIIESGTVPFPKYR from the coding sequence atggcATCTAAATCCAATACCATATCCAGTTCCAACCCCACCTGGACTCCCAGGCAAAACAAACTATTTGAGAAGGCCCTTGCAAAGTATGATAAGGAAACCCCTGACCGCTGGCACAATATTGCCAAGGCTGTTGGTGGTAAATCTGCTGAGGAAGTGAAAAGGCACTATGAAAAACTCATAGAGGACGTGAAAATAATTGAGTCGGGTACTGTTCCATTCCCCAAGTATAGATGA